In bacterium, a single window of DNA contains:
- a CDS encoding helix-turn-helix transcriptional regulator: MDATFRSMEGLNEFAHSMGREGRYLQLSKGLVTSRWRWLHLGQSSLTSHHLDKRVHALLTPPGGSVALGIMRPPFFMMVDGAEVGNDQVLVMDADSEVDFVSPDEAECKTLTLPKSDLEASARVLFPRTRMNGGPIRILPGPSSEWSALHGQVTGLLSYGSMSFEDFSHLICRFLGLMVGETEKRPGEVCLGNRSASHIARLARGYIEDHYSKTIRMEDVCRHTGASLRTLQRSFREYFQVSPSDYIKARRLNAAQQDLLAGAPSRARVARIALNNGFVHLGRFSIDYREHFCESPRETLARV; the protein is encoded by the coding sequence ATGGACGCCACCTTCCGCTCGATGGAGGGGCTGAACGAATTCGCCCACTCGATGGGCAGGGAAGGCAGATACCTCCAACTGAGCAAGGGACTCGTCACGAGCCGATGGCGGTGGCTGCACCTCGGGCAGTCCTCACTCACCTCGCATCACCTGGACAAGCGCGTGCACGCTCTGCTGACTCCTCCCGGGGGGAGCGTGGCACTGGGCATCATGCGCCCACCGTTCTTCATGATGGTCGACGGCGCGGAGGTGGGGAACGACCAGGTGCTTGTGATGGACGCGGACTCAGAAGTGGACTTTGTTTCCCCGGACGAAGCAGAATGCAAGACTCTCACCCTTCCCAAATCCGATTTAGAGGCGAGTGCTCGAGTGCTCTTCCCCCGGACGCGCATGAACGGCGGGCCAATTCGCATCCTACCGGGCCCTTCGTCCGAGTGGTCGGCGCTTCACGGCCAAGTGACCGGCCTGCTGTCCTACGGCAGCATGTCTTTCGAGGATTTCTCCCACCTGATATGCCGGTTCCTCGGCCTGATGGTCGGGGAGACCGAGAAACGCCCCGGCGAAGTGTGCCTCGGCAACCGGTCGGCCAGCCATATCGCGAGGCTCGCGAGGGGATACATCGAGGATCACTACTCCAAAACGATCCGGATGGAAGACGTTTGCCGCCACACTGGCGCCTCGCTGCGCACGCTCCAGCGTTCGTTTCGGGAGTACTTCCAAGTCAGTCCCTCCGATTACATCAAGGCGCGCCGCCTCAACGCGGCGCAGCAGGACCTCCTCGCGGGCGCCCCATCACGCGCCCGCGTCGCCCGCATCGCCCTCAACAACGGCTTCGTCCACCTCGGCCGCTTCTCGATTGATTACCGGGAACACTTCTGCGAATCGCCGCGGGAGACGCTTGCCCGGGTCTGA